Within Rhipicephalus microplus isolate Deutch F79 chromosome 9, USDA_Rmic, whole genome shotgun sequence, the genomic segment TCGTAGGGCTTACATCTACACTCTTCTTGCGCCATATGTCACGTGGAAGAGAGAAAAATACTAATACATTTCATATCGCATCGAAGCTTATTGTTATGGAAGGCTTCAGGATCACATATGGTTAAGCCCTTATACATTACTAATAACTGATATTTGAGTTCGTGCAAACTTGTCCTATGAGTGTAAGCATGTTTATTTCTCAGTGCAGGTGCCCACTGAAACGCGTATAGCTAGCAACTTTTACATGTTAACAGAATGTAGTTATAAGAGCGATGTAGTAGTTAACTCTTTTTAGTATGTATGTAGCCGAGAAATTAGTACATCGAATGTAGCCGAAATGTGCAGCGTGCGTACGCAGACTAAGTTCTGGCCTTATAAAGGTAGTGTTGCTTTCTGTCATGTGCTTCTTGACGAACCAATATTGAGCTGCGACAAATTGTGTTTAGCCGACACGGTAGGACAGGGGTTATGATGATTGCTTACCCGATCGCAGCGTGATTAAATCCCGGCGGTTCCTgctgcatttcaatggaggtgaaatgcttgaGGTTTGCGTGCTTTAAGTTAGATGCCTGCAACAAAAACCATGCTGTCGTCATTTTCAGAGTACTCCACTACAGTGTCACTCACAATCTTACCATTATTTTGTGATATACAAGCCAACAATTATTAGTGACAGCTTTACCTTGAACCTTGAACAGTTACTTCGGAGACCCCATGGATCCATGGTCACCACAAGGCTACCCGTACTGGTGCGGCCCTTGCGGAGCTGGTGTTCCAGGCGAGTGGCCCACTCCTTACGCCCCGCACTGTCCATGCGTTGCGGCTGCTGCCGAACCATCGCCCACGCAAGGGACCATCGTGCGCCGCGAAGAGGTTTGGACCGAAGGTGGTAGACACCGCCACAGGGTCCAGGAGATCCTGGAAGGTGGAGAACCTGCGTCCGGAAGTCCAGATGTTGGGTTTGAACGCTTTCAGGCACGTCAAGCCGTTATAAGTACGGCCGCTCAGTCACCGGTCTTAGGAGTTAAAAGCAAGACAAGTGCATTGCGTAGCCCACGCGTTGTAGATACTGTGCACAATGTGTGAATTGGCTGCGTGGCTAGAAAATTATTGACCTAAAGAGAAGGCACCTCAAATCGGGGCTTTCTGTTGCGAGCCATACTCAGAGTGGGTATCGAGGGCAAAGAAGGAAGTTCGTGCATTTACGGGGAACCTCCTGCTCCGTAATCATGGTAACAGAAACTTTTCATGCATTTTCTGCTTCAATAAAaaattttgttgaaaaaaaaatattggctgAGATTTTCTTAAAACGTCATGTTGCAGTGAATGGTGCATAACATATTTTTGCAACGGGACCTTGCCAGGGGCTCCTGCCTGAGCACAAATCACATTAGGTGGACCGATAGACTAAACAAAAAAACGTAAATGTATTCTGCAAGCCTAATACAAGATTTACCTAATGCGAGAAGGTGCCTTTGCAGTTTGTACCTAATGCACTCCTAGCTGAGCGTTTTCTATACGCTCCGGTCAGACGTGCGCATGCTAGCAATTTACACACAAACGCGTAGAAGGAACTGTAGTGCCCATGGGATGAACGATCTTACGAGCAGCGGAACGTGGAACGCAGCTTTGGCTCCGCTTGTGATTATGACACTGCTCGGTGCCATAGAGGGTGGAGTGCTGAAATGACACTCGCATAAGTTCAGTGGAGCGTTAAGGTGCGTCCACTGGGTTTCGCAGTCACTTTGCAGCCAATCAGTGCGCCATCGCAAGTCACTCTCGTCAAAATGTGAAATCTATGCAGTTCCTTACATAGTCTATGAATGCCACCACTACGTGAAACGGAACATAGGCGACGCACAGATAAAACTGTCAAACTTTTCCTGGCTGGGCTTCACACTGTTCAACACAATATTGTGCAAGCATGCCGCTGCTTTGGTGATCACACAAGAATAGGCATATCCATTGTGACATTGCACCCAAAACTCCTTGCGTTGGGGTGACCCCGTCGTGGTGATGGTTTGCTTATGTCCGCAATATTATTCATTGAGGAAGTTGTGCTTGTGTGAAAGCGTTAGTAGGAGGAACAGTGCACGCAGAGAGGAAGTCATCGGCAAAACCAACCACGCAGGAGGCCCCTTCAGGCTTTCTGCGTGATGATGTCGCCGCCGTCGGCAGCCAGGCGTCCACACACGCCAGTGCCGAACGCCCAGCAGGGTCAATGGGCCGCGGACGCATTTTGCTGGACGCTTATGAGGAGATACGGCCACCCGGTGGTCCATCATCGGAGCGCCTGTTCCCGTCACCAGCCGGCAGTCGTCAATCCGCCACACGCGCTGCGTTCTCCAGAACGTCGCAGCAGGATATTCAGGCCGGCATGAAGAAGTCCGAGTCAGCTGTACCACGTGGGCGGGTGCTGTACTGGGAGGAGGATACGTATCCGGTCAGGTTAGTGTGCAGCTACCTGTTGTTCTAAGGACATATCCAGTCACTATCAACACATCCGCACCGAAAGTGCCGGGACACCTGCCGCATGCAAACAGAGAATGAAACAGCGTCACCGATACGCTGTTTCGCCTGTTTCGCCTCCCGCTTGTTGGGGGCAGGTGTCCTGGCACGTGCGATGCGGATGTGCTGGTAGTGCTTGGATGTGCCCTGCACGCCACTGAAACCCTCACACCTGTTTGACGACGTGGGCGTCCTATAGATCGTAGCCGACGACGTAGCTTCCCACAAAGCATCCTAGGGTGCAGCAGTGCTTCTGCGTAGCAGGGTGACCTACATCGCCTATACGAGGGTGAATGCGGCAAGGCAAGTCTGTAATTGACGTCGGCTTGTGGTTCCCTCTCTTGTAACATCTCATGTTGCTAAAGCTGTTTATTAGTGGGCTAAGTGGCCAATACCAAAACCCTATAGACATGTTTGATTTGATTGCGTGAGCACATCACTTAGACTTCCCTGCCACAATATCGACACTGAGGGATGCCGTTATATGAAGCTCTGGCAGAGTTGACCATATGGTGTTCGTTAGCGTGCATCTAAATATAATTGCATGGACCTCTGTCATTCCGGCTCCATCGAAACGCTATCGCCGCGAATTGGATTCGCTTCTGCGATCTTTGGATTAGCAgctgtttagaacaaatgttccaAAATTTGCCGCACGatctactctactatgggagaacattaAGCTTTCTCTCTACCAGCAGCCTACCAAAAGAGTGAAGGTGCAAATATATACCACTACTATAGACCCCCCTCGCGAGTATACCGTAACGACGTgagcacctttctttcttttacaaAGAAGGTTGTCGGGCCGAATTGCCCCACTCCGTTACTCCTTTCATTCTTCTTCGGCTACATTTGCTTcgctgtaaaacaaaaaaaaataaaatcacgAAGATTTATATGTGTATCATGTCATCAGGCACCTACCTCTGCATATCTGTTAATATATAACCTTAATTTCAGGATATACGCACCTTCAGAGCCAGCCGTATTGACTGAGCACAAGAAGCACTCCAAGAAAAGCACCGTGGAAGGCACGCCCAGTGCTCGACGAGCCAGCACGGTCGAACTTGGCAACTTGCTGTGAGACCTGTCGAGTTATCCTTAAATATATTTAGCGATTATATATCTACAATTCGTACATATCTGCACCACCTGCAGTGTCACGAAAACAGCGCTCATTCGCTTTGCAATGAGGACTTCATCAAACAGTTCATACGAGGATATCACAAATGCGACGAAAGATGGCAATGTCAAAGAGAACTGCGAACAGCCCATAATGCGTTACTCAAAGAGAATGTACTTATGAATAACTGATTCAATGTTCACTTTAGCAACCACACACTTGCTGATTCCCAAATCAGCGTTTCGAATTTATGTACTCGGCAAGTAAATAAAACTGTAGCCCACAGAACAATTTACTGTAATCTCATTCTTATGGAGTTATTCAAGCAAAATCTCGTGGCATGGCTATGCGTGAATGGGCGCATAACGCTATTAGAAAGACGAAATGATTAGATGACACAGATCAATGGGCCACAGCAAAACATACCGTGAAGCATTGTCAACGAGTTCACCGCATGCAGTTGGTAGGGTAAGGTGGTAACCATGGGACAAATTATCAAACTCGAGTTCTCATCCTAATGCGCTGCGCAATAAGATAGCTGTTGCCACGAGGGACTTGAACGATCAGCAGCCGAATATAAGCGTAAATAACAGGCTTCTTAATTGAACTACAGATAACAGTTAGAGGAGGCAATGTGCTCGTTAAGTTATTAGCTGCATGTTTCATAGCAAGTTTTTCCACGGCGTGATTATGTTATCGTCACGTCGGCGGCTGAACTATAGTTTCGAATACGAAGTCAATAACTAGCTTAATACACATCTAAGGTTATTAAAACTTGTGGTTGGGTTAGTTAGTAGCACTTCGTATTGTAGGTATATTTAGCACAACCTAACGCAACTTGAAGCGCAGTCTCGCGTTCACAAATATACATACTCAAGAAACACAAGCCGCACAGATCTCGCTACGGACTGTTTATTGTGTGTGGCTAATCTTCAAATACACCTACAGGATGATGCACAAAAGCAACGAACCACAATGCATTAGTGCAATAATCAACCCAGCGATGAAAGATCCAGCTTCCACCCAACAAAATACCAAAGAataaaggaaacaaacaaacCAGCTATAGGAGCACCAACATCTCACATCGAGAAAAGAGATATATTTCAGAACAAAACCACGCACGGCTCGTTAACGCaacgatccttttttttttctttgaagtatGCATCTAACGATATTGGTGCAGATGGCTTCGAGCTTCTTCCGAGAATACGTGTGTTAGTAAACCGTGGCTTACAGCCAAAAGCTGCGGTATGTGCCACAAAATGCGCGTATTTATCCTCCTTTTGTATTTTTATACTATCTTTTGGTCGGTCATTTGAGTATCATTCGGTTTATACGACGTGCACTtttttcgcagaaaaaaaaaggagaggagtATACAACCCCCGTGGAAATCACTAAACGAAAGTCTTACGTTTTTTTCTGGCAAGAAATGCGCTTTAACGTGACAGTTCTAAGGCAAACTATCAGTTGAGAACAGTCACCTTGCTCACTTAGTAAACAGTTTTCTAGGAACCACACTTATTATTACTTTACAAACTAAAAAAGGGCTGCTTGCTGACCCTACAGGAGGTCTCGGCGAGCTGTACCGATATTGCGGGAGCCGAAGAGGCAACCTTTTGACGGACAACAAAAGGTAAAGCGATGTCACGTGGTGGTAGGATTGCCGCCATCTATAGACGCGCATGGgaagctggtgtacttggtgaaaTATTCAAATCCACATGTGTGAAGCAAGTTCTGTATGGAACACTTGCGGCAGGGCAATATAGTACGGATGGTGCTAAAGAATTAATACAGTGTAGACAGCTGCGCCTTTGAGCCCTTCACTTCATCTGAGCCGTCGAAATGGCGGTTACATTTTTTCAGTTAAAATGTTGCTTAGGTTCACACGAAAACAGTTTGAAACTTCGCAATAACTTTTTTCTTGCGCAGACTGACTAACTGACAAAGTGAGGGAAAATCACAAGCGCTACTGTCAACTGAAGGCTTTATTCAGCATAGAAAACACATATACCGATGCTGTCACCCGCTACCCATGCGCACAATCGTAGGTGAAATGACCGAAGTACAATGTCGGGGAAAAATGAGTGTCAGTATGCGCTAGAAGAAAGTCATTACGATGCAACCGCACCAACTAGTTCGTCAATAACTATTACTTTTGAAACTGTTGACGTATAGAGTACATTTTCACTTGACTTGTGTGGTTCTTGTAATATCGAACGACCACGTGCCAAAGCGCACCACCTTCACACAACCTCAGCCACCTCCGCTTGGCGGACACTGATTAGCAACAAAGCTGGTGGCGTGTGTTGAGATTCAGTGAAAAGTGGTATGAAGTGGGTGACTTAAATGGGAATAAAATGGGATAGGTGGCAGGGCCAGTTGTGGGCATGGTGGAAGAAGtaacgccacacacacacacacacacacacacacacacacacacacacacacacacacacacacacacacacacacacacacacacacacacacacacacacacacacacacacacacacacacacacacacacacacacacacacacacacacacacacacacacacacacacgcacgcacgcacgcacacacacacgcacgcacacacacacacacacacacacacacacacacacacacacacacacacacacacacacacacacacacacacacgatatatatatatatatatatatat encodes:
- the LOC142771852 gene encoding uncharacterized protein LOC142771852, whose translation is MGRGRILLDAYEEIRPPGGPSSERLFPSPAGSRQSATRAAFSRTSQQDIQAGMKKSESAVPRGRVLYWEEDTYPVRIYAPSEPAVLTEHKKHSKKSTVEGTPSARRASTVELGNLL